A portion of the Ricinus communis isolate WT05 ecotype wild-type chromosome 10, ASM1957865v1, whole genome shotgun sequence genome contains these proteins:
- the LOC8263222 gene encoding activator of 90 kDa heat shock protein ATPase homolog 1: MAKYGEGDKRWIVEERPDGANVHNWHWAETNCLEWSRNLLSKLLSNLVVLDGEGNLFIKIKKVEKVEGEAYVNVRKGKIIPGYELSVSLSWEGEAKDSDGKSLLKAEGSVEIPYISDENADEDPEIRVLVKDEGPIGKRLKDAMVAKGKKIIEEKVRVYVQSMAKGGPARDELENKKVVPKGQSAVAAVKEEAISGASVVEKKEKEVKNESKKGFKTISLSEKFSCRAIDMFEILMDENRWKGFTQSNARISKEVGGEFSIFDGSVTGTNVELQEGKLIVQKWRFGSWPDGVVSTVRLTLDEPEPGLTVVKLLHTDIPEEDRYGNATVVENTERGWRDLILHKIRAVFGFGI; encoded by the exons ATGGCAAAATATGGAGAAGGAGACAAGCGTTGGATCGTAGAAGAAAGACCAGATGGAGCAAATGTACACAATTGGCACTGGGCAGAAACCAACTGTTTAGAATGGTCGAGAAACCTGCTTTCCAAACTTCTTTCGAATCTTGTAGTTCTTGATGGTGAAGGTAATCTCTTTATCAAAATCAAGAAAGTTGAAAAAGTGGAAGGCGAAGCCTATGTTAATGTTCGCAAAGGGAAAATCATTCCTGGGTATGAATTAAGTGTTTCGCTTTCTTGGGAAGGTGAGGCCAAAGATTCTGATGGGAAATCTTTACTTAAAGCTGAAGGATCTGTGGAGATTCCTTATATTTCGGATGAGAATGCTGACGAAGATCCTGAAATTAGGGTTCTTGTTAAAGATGAGGGCCCAATTGGGAAAAGATTGAAGGATGCAATGGTGGCCAAAGGGAAAAAGATTATTGAGGAAAAAGTTAGGGTTTATGTTCAAAGTATGGCCAAGGGTGGGCCTGCTAGAGATGAATtggaaaataagaaagttgtGCCTAAAGGGCAATCTGCCGTCGCAGCAGTGAAGGAGGAGGCAATCAGTGGTGCTTCAGTGGtggagaagaaggagaaggaggtgaagaatgaaagcaagaaaggGTTTAAGACGATAAGTTTGTCGGAGAAGTTTAGTTGTAGAGCTATTGATATGTTTGAGATATTAATGGATGAGAATAGATGGAAAGGCTTTACGCAGAGTAACGCGAGGATTAGTAAAGAGGTTGGTGGTGAGTTTAGCATTTTTGATGGGTCTGTCACTGGGACTAATGTTGAGCTGCAGGAGGGTAAGCTGATTGTGCAGAAATGGAGATTTGGGAGCTGGCctgatggggttgtttctacG GTAAGGCTTACTCTTGATGAGCCTGAACCTGGGCTTACGGTGGTTAAGCTGTTGCACACTGACATCCCTGAGGAAGACAG ATATGGGAATGCAACCGTGGTGGAGAACACTGAGAGGGGATGGCGGGATCTTATTCTCCATAAGATACGAGCAGTTTTTGGTTTTGGGATATGA